From a region of the Rhodococcus sp. 4CII genome:
- a CDS encoding HpcH/HpaI aldolase/citrate lyase family protein: protein MDSKEDTIFTAIPLDARHARSWLLVSASRPEDFDLADRCDADAVILDLEDGVVTAERSDARRSVAEWLSGGGAAWVRINAATTDDWSADVDALRGLPGLQGVMLAKSESGQQVRDTAARLGGAVPVLALVESARGIEFAYEIASEPATLRLAFGSGDFRRDTGAGAEPDALAYARGRLVVASGAAGIAAPIDGPTLADDHETRIEALAVTRTMGMSGKLCMKAAHTGDVNRELSPTAADAAWADEVIDRLGVDGAGVRSGSDRPQLARALTIRTRLDALRLSY from the coding sequence ATCGACAGTAAGGAAGACACCATTTTCACAGCGATTCCCCTCGACGCCCGGCACGCGCGATCGTGGCTACTGGTGTCCGCTTCGCGACCCGAGGATTTCGACCTCGCCGACCGGTGCGACGCCGATGCCGTCATCCTCGACCTCGAGGACGGCGTGGTCACGGCGGAACGATCCGACGCCCGGCGGTCCGTCGCCGAATGGCTCTCGGGCGGCGGTGCCGCCTGGGTCCGGATCAACGCGGCAACCACCGACGACTGGTCGGCCGACGTGGACGCGCTCCGGGGCCTGCCCGGACTTCAGGGCGTCATGCTGGCGAAAAGTGAATCCGGGCAACAGGTCCGGGACACCGCTGCCCGCCTCGGCGGTGCGGTTCCGGTGCTCGCTCTGGTCGAATCCGCGCGGGGAATCGAGTTCGCGTACGAGATCGCTTCCGAACCCGCCACACTGCGATTGGCCTTCGGCAGCGGCGACTTCCGGCGGGACACGGGCGCCGGTGCAGAACCGGACGCGCTCGCGTACGCCCGGGGCCGCCTCGTCGTCGCGAGTGGCGCCGCCGGAATCGCGGCACCGATCGACGGACCCACGCTGGCCGACGATCACGAAACCCGGATCGAGGCGCTGGCCGTCACACGGACGATGGGGATGTCCGGCAAGCTGTGCATGAAGGCCGCGCACACAGGCGACGTCAATCGTGAGCTGAGCCCGACGGCCGCGGACGCGGCATGGGCGGACGAGGTGATCGACCGCCTCGGCGTCGACGGCGCGGGTGTCCGGAGCGGCAGCGACCGTCCGCAACTCGCGCGTGCCCTGACCATTCGCACCCGCCTGGACGCACTGCGACTGTCGTACTAG
- a CDS encoding FadR/GntR family transcriptional regulator, whose translation MNLSDSWAARRPVTARVSAAEAVLADLREAITSGELSVGERLPSEASLAARHGVSRSVIREALRSCHALGLTETKSGLGTFVVSDSIARDLDFGNYAANELVEARPHVEIPAAGWAAQRHTEEDLAALRGLVDQMREEDDPLVWVSLDAQFHACIARTSRNRVFESVIVDIREALTRQSETLNLVAGRQQKSNDEHDRIVDGIASRSYDKAARAMAEHLDAVRVALESVVGEADPDHRQ comes from the coding sequence ATGAACCTGTCAGACAGCTGGGCAGCCAGGCGTCCCGTCACGGCGCGGGTCAGCGCCGCTGAGGCCGTCCTCGCCGATCTCCGTGAGGCGATCACGTCCGGCGAGCTGTCGGTCGGGGAGCGACTCCCGTCCGAAGCGTCCCTCGCGGCACGGCACGGCGTCAGCCGTTCGGTGATCCGGGAGGCGCTCCGCTCGTGTCATGCGCTCGGACTCACGGAGACGAAGTCGGGCCTCGGCACGTTCGTCGTCAGCGATTCGATCGCCCGCGACCTCGACTTCGGGAACTACGCGGCGAACGAACTCGTCGAGGCCCGGCCGCACGTGGAGATTCCCGCCGCCGGCTGGGCGGCCCAGCGGCACACGGAGGAAGACCTGGCCGCTCTGCGCGGTCTGGTGGATCAGATGCGGGAAGAAGACGATCCCCTCGTCTGGGTGTCCCTCGACGCGCAATTCCACGCATGCATTGCCCGGACCAGCCGGAATCGCGTGTTCGAATCCGTGATCGTCGACATCCGCGAGGCCCTCACCCGGCAGTCCGAGACGCTGAACCTGGTGGCGGGGCGTCAGCAGAAGTCGAACGACGAGCACGACCGAATCGTGGACGGAATCGCCTCGCGCAGCTACGACAAGGCGGCCCGGGCCATGGCGGAGCATCTGGACGCCGTCCGGGTCGCACTGGAATCTGTGGTCGGAGAAGCCGATCCGGACCATCGACAGTAA
- a CDS encoding aspartate ammonia-lyase, protein MPETRTEHDLLGDRQVPADSYWGIHTLRAVENFPITGRAISTNPYLIRGLAFVKWAAASANEKLGILDHRRADAIGQACREIIDGRWHEQFVVDVIQGGAGTSTNMNANEVIANRALEILGHGRGEYAELHPNEHVNLSQSTNDVYPTAVNIATIFAIDDLLDALRVLQDAFATKAVEFADTVKMGRTQLQDAVPMTLGQEFATYSVMIDEDRARLGEAALLVHEINLGATAIGTGLNAPAGYAEAACDTLRELTGLPLVLATDLVEATQDVGQFVHLSGVLKRIAVKLSKVCNDLRLLSSGPRAGLNEINLPPVQAGSSIMPGKVNPVIPEVLNQVAYEVIGNDVTITMAAESGQLQLNAFEPIIVHSLSEGMRHLGAACRILADRCVLGITANTDLLRARVEDSIGLVTALNPYIGYTASTRIAQEALVTGRRVADLVIEAGLLDRDELDRLLSPEHLANLRASGADRRAPVAAAAEVVS, encoded by the coding sequence GTGCCCGAAACGCGAACAGAACACGATCTGCTCGGCGACCGCCAAGTACCCGCGGATTCCTATTGGGGAATCCACACGCTGCGGGCCGTGGAGAACTTCCCCATCACCGGCCGCGCCATCTCCACCAACCCCTACCTGATCCGCGGACTCGCATTCGTCAAATGGGCCGCCGCGAGCGCCAACGAGAAGCTCGGGATCCTCGATCACCGCCGGGCCGACGCGATCGGGCAGGCGTGCCGGGAGATCATCGACGGCCGCTGGCACGAGCAGTTCGTCGTCGACGTCATCCAGGGCGGTGCGGGGACTTCGACCAACATGAACGCCAACGAGGTGATCGCCAACCGGGCACTCGAGATCCTCGGCCACGGGCGTGGCGAGTACGCCGAACTTCACCCCAACGAGCACGTCAACCTCAGCCAGTCGACCAACGACGTGTATCCCACCGCGGTCAACATTGCCACGATCTTCGCGATCGACGACCTGCTGGACGCATTGCGGGTGCTGCAGGACGCGTTCGCGACCAAGGCCGTGGAGTTCGCAGACACGGTGAAGATGGGACGCACCCAACTCCAGGACGCGGTCCCGATGACGCTCGGCCAGGAGTTCGCCACGTATTCGGTGATGATCGACGAAGACCGGGCCCGTCTCGGCGAGGCTGCTCTCCTCGTCCACGAGATCAACCTCGGTGCGACCGCGATCGGCACGGGCCTGAACGCGCCCGCCGGCTACGCCGAAGCGGCGTGCGACACGCTGCGGGAACTCACCGGGCTCCCCCTCGTCCTGGCCACAGACCTGGTCGAAGCGACCCAGGACGTCGGCCAGTTCGTGCACCTCTCCGGCGTGCTGAAGCGGATCGCGGTGAAGTTGTCCAAGGTCTGCAACGACCTCCGCCTGCTGTCCTCGGGACCGCGCGCCGGCCTGAACGAGATCAACCTCCCTCCGGTGCAGGCCGGTTCGTCGATCATGCCGGGCAAGGTCAATCCGGTGATCCCCGAAGTCCTCAACCAGGTGGCGTACGAGGTGATCGGCAACGACGTCACCATCACGATGGCCGCCGAATCCGGACAGCTCCAACTCAACGCGTTCGAGCCGATCATCGTGCACTCCCTGTCCGAGGGGATGCGGCACCTCGGCGCCGCCTGCCGGATCCTGGCCGACCGCTGCGTGCTCGGCATCACCGCCAACACCGATCTCCTGCGGGCCCGGGTCGAGGACTCCATCGGACTGGTCACCGCACTCAACCCGTACATCGGATACACCGCGTCCACCCGGATCGCGCAGGAGGCCCTGGTCACCGGGCGCCGGGTCGCCGACCTCGTGATCGAGGCGGGCCTGCTCGACCGCGACGAACTCGACCGCCTCCTCAGCCCCGAGCATCTCGCCAATCTGAGAGCCTCGGGTGCCGACCGGAGAGCACCCGTCGCCGCGGCCGCGGAGGTGGTCTCGTGA
- a CDS encoding amino acid permease, protein MTIEKDDTSGDIFVEEDLGYRKALGPRQIQMIAIGGAIGTGLFMGAGGRLQQAGPALVLVYALCGFFAFLILRALGELVMHRPTSGSFVSYSREFFGEKMAFAAGWLYWMNWAMTAVVDVTAVALYMNFFKKYWAPLGNVDQWVFALAAVVLVLGLNLVSVKVFGELEFWFALIKVVALAAFLGFGIYFVLFGTPIEGHSPGFSMIADNGGLFPNGILPAIVVIQGVVFAYASIELVGTTAGETKNPQKVIPKAINTVIVRILVFYVGSVLLLSLLLPYTEYHAGESPFVTFFGSIDVQGADAIMNLVVLTAALSSLNAGLYSTGRILHSMAMAGSAPAFAARMNKSGVPYGGIALTGLVILLGVGLNAVVPAQAFEIVLNLAALGIISAWAVIVLCQLKLWKLSKDGKLARPGFRMFGAPYTGLLTLAFLGCVVVLMAFDHPVGTWTVGSIAIIAPLLVIGWFGARNRIRTLASDRPTA, encoded by the coding sequence GTGACGATCGAGAAGGACGACACCTCGGGAGACATCTTCGTCGAGGAAGACCTCGGCTATCGGAAAGCGCTCGGCCCGAGACAGATCCAGATGATCGCGATCGGCGGAGCGATCGGCACCGGACTGTTCATGGGCGCGGGCGGCCGTCTCCAGCAGGCCGGTCCCGCACTCGTCCTCGTCTACGCCCTGTGCGGGTTCTTCGCCTTCCTGATCCTGCGGGCTCTCGGCGAACTCGTGATGCACCGACCCACGTCCGGTTCGTTCGTCTCGTACTCGCGGGAATTCTTCGGCGAGAAGATGGCATTCGCCGCGGGCTGGCTGTATTGGATGAACTGGGCGATGACGGCAGTCGTCGACGTCACCGCCGTCGCGCTGTACATGAACTTCTTCAAGAAATACTGGGCACCGCTCGGCAACGTCGACCAATGGGTGTTCGCCTTGGCCGCAGTCGTACTCGTCCTCGGCCTGAACCTCGTTTCCGTCAAGGTGTTCGGTGAACTGGAGTTCTGGTTCGCGCTGATCAAGGTCGTCGCCCTCGCCGCGTTCCTGGGCTTCGGCATCTATTTCGTGCTGTTCGGCACGCCCATCGAAGGCCACTCCCCGGGTTTCAGCATGATCGCCGACAACGGAGGTCTCTTCCCCAACGGAATCCTGCCCGCGATCGTCGTGATCCAGGGCGTCGTCTTCGCCTACGCCTCGATCGAACTCGTGGGTACCACTGCGGGAGAGACGAAGAATCCGCAAAAGGTGATCCCCAAGGCGATCAACACGGTCATCGTCCGCATCCTCGTCTTCTACGTCGGATCCGTCCTGCTGCTGTCGCTGCTTCTCCCTTACACCGAGTACCACGCCGGCGAGAGTCCGTTCGTCACGTTCTTCGGCTCCATCGATGTGCAGGGCGCCGACGCGATCATGAATCTCGTGGTCCTCACGGCCGCGCTGTCCTCGCTCAACGCGGGCCTGTACTCTACCGGCCGAATACTGCACTCCATGGCCATGGCCGGATCGGCGCCCGCGTTCGCCGCCCGGATGAACAAGTCCGGCGTCCCGTACGGCGGCATCGCCCTCACCGGATTGGTGATCCTGCTCGGGGTCGGACTCAACGCCGTCGTTCCCGCGCAGGCGTTCGAGATCGTCCTCAACCTTGCCGCACTCGGCATCATCAGCGCCTGGGCCGTGATCGTGCTGTGCCAGTTGAAACTCTGGAAACTCTCCAAGGACGGGAAACTCGCCCGGCCCGGATTCCGGATGTTCGGCGCCCCCTACACCGGGCTCCTCACCCTGGCCTTCCTCGGATGCGTCGTCGTACTGATGGCGTTCGATCACCCCGTCGGAACCTGGACCGTCGGGTCCATCGCGATCATCGCCCCGCTGCTGGTGATCGGCTGGTTCGGCGCGAGAAACCGCATCCGCACCCTCGCCTCGGACCGCCCCACCGCTTAG
- a CDS encoding asparaginase — translation MPKVAVVTTGGTIASRQDGHGVSRPVVAGPDLLGTAQTGTELRVVDLMSKDSSSMTFADMDRVRDAVAWELRDPGLDAVVVLHGTDTMEETAYLLDLHHADPRPVVFTGAQRTFDHPESDAPANLADAIAAGADPALRGAGVLIAFGGALHSASGTRKTDTTSLDAFRSVRPDGGISPRSLDPLPWHPISGTRVDIVAAYPGADRVQIDACRAAGTRGLVLDGLGSGNANPAVVEAVRDCVSAAIPVVVTTRVPHGPISPSYGGGGGGHDLVSAGALFSTDLRAGQARILLAALLADPDLRDLDKEFDRRSRVDPAPRIS, via the coding sequence GTGCCGAAAGTCGCCGTCGTCACCACCGGAGGCACGATCGCCAGCAGGCAGGACGGGCACGGTGTCAGCAGACCGGTGGTCGCGGGCCCGGATCTGCTGGGCACCGCGCAGACCGGGACGGAACTCCGCGTCGTCGACCTGATGTCGAAGGACAGTTCGAGCATGACGTTCGCCGACATGGACCGGGTCCGGGACGCCGTCGCCTGGGAACTGCGCGATCCCGGCCTCGACGCGGTGGTCGTGCTCCACGGAACCGACACCATGGAGGAGACCGCGTACCTCCTCGACCTCCACCACGCCGACCCGCGACCGGTGGTCTTCACGGGCGCACAGCGCACGTTCGACCACCCGGAGTCCGACGCACCGGCCAACCTCGCCGACGCGATCGCCGCGGGAGCAGACCCTGCCCTGCGCGGCGCGGGTGTCCTGATCGCGTTCGGCGGTGCCCTCCACTCGGCGTCGGGGACGCGAAAGACGGACACGACGTCACTCGACGCGTTCCGCTCCGTCCGACCGGACGGCGGTATTTCGCCGCGGAGTCTCGATCCGCTGCCGTGGCATCCGATTTCCGGAACTCGCGTCGACATCGTCGCCGCCTATCCGGGGGCGGACCGCGTCCAGATCGACGCGTGCCGGGCCGCAGGAACCCGGGGACTGGTGCTCGACGGGCTCGGATCGGGGAACGCGAATCCCGCCGTCGTCGAGGCCGTCCGGGACTGTGTGTCCGCTGCGATACCCGTGGTGGTCACCACCCGGGTGCCCCACGGCCCGATCTCCCCGTCGTACGGCGGCGGGGGCGGCGGGCACGACCTCGTCTCGGCGGGTGCGTTGTTCTCCACCGACCTCCGGGCAGGTCAGGCCCGGATCCTCCTCGCGGCGCTGCTCGCCGACCCCGATCTCCGCGACCTCGACAAGGAGTTCGACCGGCGCTCCCGCGTCGACCCCGCACCGAGGATCAGCTGA
- a CDS encoding carbonic anhydrase: MPNSNPISAWKALRQGNERFVSDTSLHPSQGIADRAKLVGGQHPTAVLFGCGDSRVAAEIIFDQGLGDMFVVRTAGHVIDDAVLGSIEYAVGVLNVPLIVVLGHDSCGAVKATLDALDDGNVPPGFIRSIVERVAPSILKGRREGLTTVDELEGRHVVETGALLMQRSRIIAERVEAGTCAIAGVTYQLSDGRTHLQGAVGDIGELVD, from the coding sequence ATGCCGAATTCCAACCCCATTTCCGCCTGGAAGGCCCTGCGACAGGGTAATGAGCGATTCGTGAGCGATACCTCGCTCCATCCCAGCCAGGGCATCGCCGATCGGGCGAAGCTCGTCGGCGGCCAGCACCCCACGGCCGTCCTGTTCGGATGCGGAGACTCCCGTGTCGCCGCCGAGATCATCTTCGACCAGGGCCTGGGCGACATGTTCGTCGTCCGCACCGCAGGTCACGTGATCGACGACGCCGTGCTCGGGTCTATCGAGTACGCCGTCGGCGTCTTGAACGTGCCGCTCATCGTCGTACTCGGTCACGACAGCTGCGGCGCAGTGAAGGCGACGCTCGACGCCCTCGACGACGGCAACGTGCCGCCCGGGTTCATCCGCAGCATCGTGGAACGGGTCGCCCCGTCGATCCTCAAGGGACGCCGAGAGGGCCTCACCACCGTCGACGAACTCGAAGGTCGCCACGTGGTGGAGACCGGTGCGCTGCTCATGCAGAGGTCGCGCATCATCGCGGAGCGTGTCGAGGCCGGCACGTGCGCCATCGCCGGTGTCACGTACCAGCTGTCCGACGGCCGCACCCACCTGCAGGGAGCGGTCGGGGACATCGGTGAGCTCGTCGACTGA
- a CDS encoding A/G-specific adenine glycosylase translates to MAVDSSALISWYEAQARDLPWRRDGVTAWHILMSEIMLQQTPVVRVAPIWEEWVQRWPVPSRMAVSSQADVLRAWGKLGYPRRALRLHECAGVLAAEHGDVVPSDVDTLLGLPGIGAYTARAVACFAYGQRVPVVDTNVRRVVARAVHGRAEPGNPSTTRDLADVSTLLPRTRVRAATFSAALMELGATVCTARTPGCERCPLPSCAWVDAGRPAHTGERRKVQKFAGTDRQVRGKLMAVLRESSTPVERVRLDQVWLDDPGQRDRALHSLLVDGLVEQTDDGLFALAGEGS, encoded by the coding sequence GTGGCCGTTGATTCCTCCGCGTTGATCAGCTGGTACGAGGCGCAGGCCCGGGACCTGCCGTGGCGCCGCGACGGCGTCACCGCCTGGCACATCCTGATGAGCGAGATCATGCTGCAGCAGACACCCGTCGTCCGGGTGGCCCCGATCTGGGAGGAATGGGTGCAACGCTGGCCCGTCCCGTCCCGCATGGCCGTGTCGAGCCAGGCCGACGTGCTCCGCGCCTGGGGCAAGCTCGGCTACCCGCGTCGCGCGCTGCGACTCCACGAATGCGCCGGCGTGCTGGCCGCGGAACACGGCGACGTGGTTCCGAGTGACGTCGACACCCTCCTCGGCCTACCCGGCATCGGCGCCTACACCGCGCGGGCCGTCGCCTGCTTCGCCTACGGACAGCGGGTCCCCGTCGTCGACACGAACGTCCGCCGCGTGGTCGCGCGAGCCGTGCACGGACGCGCCGAGCCAGGCAATCCGTCGACCACCCGCGACCTCGCCGACGTGTCGACGCTTCTCCCCCGCACCCGCGTGCGGGCCGCCACGTTCTCCGCCGCCCTGATGGAACTCGGCGCCACCGTGTGCACTGCCCGGACACCCGGCTGCGAACGCTGCCCGCTGCCGTCCTGCGCCTGGGTCGACGCCGGACGTCCCGCGCACACCGGCGAACGCCGCAAGGTCCAGAAGTTCGCAGGCACCGACCGTCAGGTCCGCGGCAAGCTGATGGCCGTGCTCCGCGAGAGTTCCACCCCCGTCGAGCGGGTCCGACTCGACCAGGTGTGGCTCGACGACCCCGGGCAGCGCGACCGCGCCCTGCACTCGCTGCTCGTCGACGGGCTCGTCGAGCAGACCGACGACGGCCTCTTCGCCCTCGCAGGCGAGGGCAGCTAG